GCCTGCAATCGCTCGGCGTAGACACCATGATTGGGGCGGGGTTTGGGCAGCGCGGACTAAACCCGCTACAGCGTGAATCGTTCATCATCACCGAAGATCTAAGCCCGACCATCAGTCTGGAAGATTATTGCGCCACCTGGCTGGAAAGGCCACCGTCGCTGAAAGAGAAACGGCGCCTTATCCAACGGGTCGCGGAAATGGTCGGAAAGATGCACGCCGGCGGGGTGAACCATCGAGACTGCTATATTTGTCATTTCCTGCTCCACCAGCCTTATACGCCTGCGGATATCCAGTTCAAAATCTCGGTGATTGACTTACATCGGGCGCAAATTCGCAGCATGGTTCCGCAGCGCTGGCGTAATAAAGATCTTATCGGGCTCTATTTTTCATCACTGAACATCGGTTTAACGAAAAACGATTTGCTTTGGTTTCTCACCATCTATTTTGATCGTCAACCCTTGCGCGCCACTCTGCAACAAGAACAGTCCTTACTCCGTGAAGCGCGCATTAAAGCAGAGAAAATACGTCAAAGAACGGAACGCAAGTCATTGTAATTCACAGCCAGATTAACTTTATGAATATACTCTTTGTTGGTGAAGCCGTTTCTGGATTCGGCGGTATCGAAACCGTACTTAAAAAAGTGACCGGTTTTTTAGCAAGCGATAACGAAACACAACCTGCTTACACCCTCTACTTCCTGTGCCGCGACGATCGTATGGATAAAACCTGGTTACAGGGTAAGCATAGTGTCTGCCATCGTTCGGGAATCAAAATTTCTTTCCTGAGACGGCTCAGTCATACTTTCGCGCTGGCCCGCTATCTCAAACAAAATAAGCCAGATGTCGTCATCGCTTTTGACTCGCCCTCCTGCCGCGTTGCCGCGCAAGCAATCCAACGTAGCCAGAAAACGATCCCACTTATCTCGTGGTTGCACTACTCACTCGATCATAAAAAACATTCGGAGCAGGTGCGCTGCGCTGACTATCACCTGGCAATCAGCTCTGGAATCAAACAGCAGTTGATCAACCGTGGCGTAGCAGACGAACGTATCTCGGTAATTTTTAACCCGGTGACGCCGCAACCAACCGTGATCCCTCGCCCTGCCAGTACAGAAGGCGCTGTCTTTATCTACGTGGGGCGCCTGAAATTTGAAGGGCAAAAACGCCTTAAAGACATGCTTGATGCGCTTTCTGGTCTGACGGGCAATTGGACATGTCATTTTATTGGTGATGGTTCTGATGCGGCGATTTGTAAAGACTACGCCAGAGAACAAGGGATAAGCGATCGTGTCCACTGGCACGGCTGGCAGGCTAATCCTTGGGAATATATTCAAAAGAATATCAAAAACGTTTCCGCTTTCGTCATGAGTTCCGCGTTTGAAGGACTCCCCATGACGCTACTGGAAGCCATGTCCTACGGCATTTATTGCGTCAGCAGCGACTGCCCGTCCGGGCCGGGAGATATCATAAGGGATGGAATTAACGGGCAACTTTATCCGCCTGGCTCGTCGGCTTTACTACGCGATACGTTGCAAAACCTCGTCAATCAACAGACCATGCCGACAGCAGAGAATATAAAGTCTTCCATACACCATTTCTATGATAAGAATTACTACAAGACGATGAAAGAGATAATCGATACCATTATTCGTCATCATATGATCAGATAATCGTAAGCGGGACTCGCTATGCATTTTAAAAAAGATGATGTGATTACAGAAACCGTTGCTTTCTTATTTTCCCCTGCACATTCTGATAAAAACGTCCTGAATATTTCTTTCGGCACTGATAAAAATTTCTTATTTGGCTGCGCGGTTTCGATCGCGTCCATTCTTTTGAAGAATAGCAATCAATCATTGGCTTTCCATGTATTTACGGACACGCTCGATCTAGAAAACCGGGGAAAATTTAACGCACTGGCAAAACAATTTCATACATCAATTACACTATATGTCGTCAACTGCGACTGGTTGAAGCGACTTCCAAGCACCAAGAATTGGTCATACGCCATCTATTTTCGCTTTATCGCTACCGATTATTTTTATAACCAACTGGATAAAATCGTCTATCTGGATTCAGATATTGTCTGCAACGGCTCTCTTCAGGAATTAATTGAACTGGATATAGACAACTATATTGTTGCCGCCGTTACTGAAGGAGAGCATCCCTGGTGGGAAAAATGCGCCCAGCGGCTGGGAGCGCCTGCAATACGAAACGGTTATTTCAATTCTGGCTTCTTGCTGATTAATCTCGATAACTGGCACAAGAATGATATCACGCAAAAAACGATGATGATGCTGACAGATAAAGACATCGCCAGCAAGGTTTCCTATCCCGATCAAGACATCTTAAATATCCTACTCCCAGGAAATATTTTATTTCTCGAGAAAAAGTATAATACGCAGTTCAGCATAAACTATGAATTGAAATGTAAAGCCGGTGAAACCTATCCTCATCCTATAAATGATAACACGGTGTTTATTCATTATATCGGGCCGACCAAACCCTGGCATGAATGGGCTCGTTATTATAAATGTTCCAATTATTTTCTCACCGCGAAGAAAAACTCACCGTGGTGTGATTCAAAACTGCTTAAGGCACACTCAGTAAGCCAGTTGCGTTACAGTGCAAAACATCAATTACATAATGGAAAACTACTTTTGGGCTTAAAAAGTTACGTATCTTACTTTTTAAGAAAAATATACTAATTATCAACAGTCTAACAATTCATATGTATTTTAACGAAAATATCATTAAACAAAAAATAGAGCTATATCGGGCTCATGAAAAAAATTCAAATAAAAAATCATTACATATTGCATACGGTATTGATAAAAATTTTTTATTTGGTGCAGCTATTTCTGCCACATCAGTAATAATCAATAACGATCTCTCTATTTCTCTGCATTTTTTTATTGATTTCATTGATGACGAAATGGTCTCTCGATTAGAAAAGATGGCAGAAAAATTCCATATTGATATCACTATATATCATATTGACAATACCCCCTTAGAGAAACTTCCAATAAAAAAATGGCCGTACTCTGCTTATTATCGGCTTATCGCTTTTGATTATCTTGGCAAAGATATCAACAAGTTACTTTATCTCGATGCCGATATAGTCTGTAAAGGAAAGCTTGACGATCTCACAACATTGGACTTAGTTGACCATGTGTGTGCCGTTGTTCCAGATATAAAAGAAATGCATCCTAAAGCCGTAGAAAGATTAGATTTACCTGATCTGAAAGGTGTATATTTCAATTCAGGTGTTATGTTAGTAAATCTTGAGAAATGGAATCAAGAGCAACTAACATCAAAAACCATTTCATTTATATTAGAAAACTCGCATCTGAAATATCCCGATCAAGATGCTTTGAATGTATTATTAATTCATCGAACATATCTTCTACCTCGAAAATATAACTGCATATACACTATAAAAAGTGAATTGAAAGATAAATCGCATCAGAAATATAAAGACCTAATTAATGCTGAATCCATTCTTATTCACTATGTCGGCACTACCAAGCCATGGAATGAATGGAGTGAATATCCATCTACGGCCTATTTCAGTAAAGCTTATAATATGTCAACATGGTGTGACGTCCCCCTTACTAAACCTGTAACGCCACTCCAATGGAAGAAGAAATCAAAGCATGAATTTAAAAAGGGGAGAATCATAAACGGAATCGTTAGCAGAGTAAAATATATTATAGAAAGGTGATAAAAATAACTCAATTGTAACATCACGGCAATAATGACATGAATATAACATCTGTGGTAATTATTTATAATTCAGCGCTAAAAGATTCTGATACGCTGAAGAGCATTTTAAGATGTCAAACTGAAAATATAACGTTAGAAATATGCGTTTGGAATAACGGCCCCTTGCTGCTGAACGAAACTGATGTATCTGAATTTCTGTCAATATGTCAGGGAAAAGGCATAGGCGTAAGAATTTATCAGGATACCCAAAACTTATCCTTATCAAAAATTTACAATTTTTTTATCAAAAATGAAAAATTCGAATTTATTACTATTCTGGATCAGGACTCTCATTTACCCACGAATTTTTACACAAATATAGCATTACATCCCGATGCAGACATTATTACCCCTATCATTATTGCAGAAAAAAATGGTGCTAATATCCAGACAGACCCCCATATCGATGGGGATATAAATATAATGATAGATGAAGGTAAAGTAGACGTAAAAATAGATTCTGTTATGTCAGGCTTGGCTCTATCTCAAAATGGCATTGACAAGATTATGTTATTTAGAGGCTATGTTTTTGAAGAAAGATTAGCATTTTATGGCATCGATAGTGATTTCTTTAGAATAATAAACATAATGATTGACAATAAAACCCCGCTTAATATCTATTGCTCAAACAGAATATATCACTCCTTCGCAATGTTTAATATAGCCAACAGAACAAACTCATTCCGTATTATGGAATTGTTTTACTATAAATCTTTTATAAGAAATGAATATCAAAAAAAATCAAAAATAAGCACTATATATATATATTTAAGAGACTTTCTACGAGGTAAAATAGAATTCTACAGAATGAAGAACTTACTTGTTTTCACAATAAATAATATGCATCCTCGATCAAAAATAGATTTAAATAAAAAAACAGTACCAACACATAGAATTGAGGATTAAGAATTAAGAATTAAGAATTAAGAATTAAGAATTAAGAATTAAGAATTAAGAATAACTTTGTATAAAAAAATATACTACCTCTATTAGTTTACCCTCGAACCTACATAGGATGTATACATGATAAAAATAAACTTACTCAAATTACAAACTCATGGCGATGAACGAGGTTCCCTTGTCGCTCTGGAGCAAGATAAAAATATTCCTTTTGAAATAAAAAGGGTTTATTACATGTTTAATACTAAAAAAGGAGTCAAGAGAGGTTTTCACGCACATAAAGAGTTAAAACAGGTTGCTATTGCTGT
This is a stretch of genomic DNA from Brenneria rubrifaciens. It encodes these proteins:
- the rfaP gene encoding lipopolysaccharide core heptose(I) kinase RfaP; the protein is MIKLKEPFASLWKDRDPFEEVKKLDGDVFRALESRKTLRFTLAGRSWFVKIHRGTALKEALKNLLSLRLPVLGADREWSAIHRLQSLGVDTMIGAGFGQRGLNPLQRESFIITEDLSPTISLEDYCATWLERPPSLKEKRRLIQRVAEMVGKMHAGGVNHRDCYICHFLLHQPYTPADIQFKISVIDLHRAQIRSMVPQRWRNKDLIGLYFSSLNIGLTKNDLLWFLTIYFDRQPLRATLQQEQSLLREARIKAEKIRQRTERKSL
- the waaB gene encoding lipopolysaccharide 1,6-galactosyltransferase, translated to MNILFVGEAVSGFGGIETVLKKVTGFLASDNETQPAYTLYFLCRDDRMDKTWLQGKHSVCHRSGIKISFLRRLSHTFALARYLKQNKPDVVIAFDSPSCRVAAQAIQRSQKTIPLISWLHYSLDHKKHSEQVRCADYHLAISSGIKQQLINRGVADERISVIFNPVTPQPTVIPRPASTEGAVFIYVGRLKFEGQKRLKDMLDALSGLTGNWTCHFIGDGSDAAICKDYAREQGISDRVHWHGWQANPWEYIQKNIKNVSAFVMSSAFEGLPMTLLEAMSYGIYCVSSDCPSGPGDIIRDGINGQLYPPGSSALLRDTLQNLVNQQTMPTAENIKSSIHHFYDKNYYKTMKEIIDTIIRHHMIR
- the waaO gene encoding lipopolysaccharide 3-alpha-galactosyltransferase, translating into MHFKKDDVITETVAFLFSPAHSDKNVLNISFGTDKNFLFGCAVSIASILLKNSNQSLAFHVFTDTLDLENRGKFNALAKQFHTSITLYVVNCDWLKRLPSTKNWSYAIYFRFIATDYFYNQLDKIVYLDSDIVCNGSLQELIELDIDNYIVAAVTEGEHPWWEKCAQRLGAPAIRNGYFNSGFLLINLDNWHKNDITQKTMMMLTDKDIASKVSYPDQDILNILLPGNILFLEKKYNTQFSINYELKCKAGETYPHPINDNTVFIHYIGPTKPWHEWARYYKCSNYFLTAKKNSPWCDSKLLKAHSVSQLRYSAKHQLHNGKLLLGLKSYVSYFLRKIY
- a CDS encoding glycosyltransferase family 8 protein — translated: MYFNENIIKQKIELYRAHEKNSNKKSLHIAYGIDKNFLFGAAISATSVIINNDLSISLHFFIDFIDDEMVSRLEKMAEKFHIDITIYHIDNTPLEKLPIKKWPYSAYYRLIAFDYLGKDINKLLYLDADIVCKGKLDDLTTLDLVDHVCAVVPDIKEMHPKAVERLDLPDLKGVYFNSGVMLVNLEKWNQEQLTSKTISFILENSHLKYPDQDALNVLLIHRTYLLPRKYNCIYTIKSELKDKSHQKYKDLINAESILIHYVGTTKPWNEWSEYPSTAYFSKAYNMSTWCDVPLTKPVTPLQWKKKSKHEFKKGRIINGIVSRVKYIIER
- a CDS encoding glycosyltransferase family A protein; this encodes MNITSVVIIYNSALKDSDTLKSILRCQTENITLEICVWNNGPLLLNETDVSEFLSICQGKGIGVRIYQDTQNLSLSKIYNFFIKNEKFEFITILDQDSHLPTNFYTNIALHPDADIITPIIIAEKNGANIQTDPHIDGDINIMIDEGKVDVKIDSVMSGLALSQNGIDKIMLFRGYVFEERLAFYGIDSDFFRIINIMIDNKTPLNIYCSNRIYHSFAMFNIANRTNSFRIMELFYYKSFIRNEYQKKSKISTIYIYLRDFLRGKIEFYRMKNLLVFTINNMHPRSKIDLNKKTVPTHRIED